In one Pseudarthrobacter oxydans genomic region, the following are encoded:
- a CDS encoding molybdopterin-binding protein gives MPTIRVSEAARFLGVSDDTVRRWTENGSLTPRKDDAGRLAVDGLELARHAQKLAQLPADPHRTGSSARNRFVGLVTGIKADSVMAQVELQCGPFRVVSLMSSEAVKELGLELGSVATAVVKATTVIIETPQGKGAA, from the coding sequence ATGCCTACTATCCGCGTTTCGGAGGCCGCCCGTTTCCTGGGCGTCAGTGACGATACCGTCCGGCGATGGACCGAGAACGGGAGCCTGACGCCGCGGAAGGACGACGCGGGCCGGCTCGCCGTGGACGGCCTGGAACTGGCGCGGCACGCACAGAAGCTGGCGCAGCTTCCGGCCGATCCGCACCGCACGGGCAGTTCGGCCCGCAACCGCTTCGTGGGCCTCGTCACCGGCATCAAGGCGGACAGTGTGATGGCCCAGGTGGAGCTGCAGTGCGGGCCCTTCCGCGTGGTGTCCCTGATGAGCAGCGAGGCCGTCAAGGAACTGGGACTGGAACTCGGCTCCGTGGCCACCGCCGTGGTCAAGGCCACCACGGTCATCATCGAAACCCCGCAGGGAAAGGGAGCCGCGTGA